A single Streptomyces mirabilis DNA region contains:
- a CDS encoding DUF2255 family protein, whose translation MTTWNDSDLMKVGVAEELDLESERADGTLRAPVTMWVVRAVYHIYVRSVKGVDGPWNRGTQSRHQGRIEAGGVRAEVAFHQADPGEYADVDAAYREKYGRYTSIVEHVLTDRARNSTLRLEPR comes from the coding sequence ATGACCACCTGGAACGACTCGGATCTCATGAAGGTCGGCGTGGCGGAGGAACTGGACCTTGAGTCCGAACGCGCCGACGGCACACTCCGCGCCCCGGTGACCATGTGGGTCGTGCGGGCGGTCTACCACATCTACGTCCGCTCGGTCAAGGGCGTGGACGGCCCGTGGAACCGGGGCACGCAGTCGCGCCACCAGGGACGTATCGAGGCGGGAGGTGTCCGGGCCGAGGTCGCCTTCCACCAAGCCGATCCCGGCGAGTACGCCGACGTGGACGCGGCCTACCGGGAGAAGTACGGGCGGTACACGAGCATCGTCGAGCACGTCCTGACCGACCGGGCCCGCAACTCCACCCTGCGTCTCGAACCCCGCTGA